In one window of Ruminococcus hominis DNA:
- a CDS encoding 4Fe-4S binding protein gives MIRKIIRIDKEKCNGCGACADACHEGAIDIIDGKAELVREHFCDGLGDCLPECPTGAISFEEREAPAYDEEAVKKAQKKVFAKNQAMSTHTGCPGSRSMQIQRFETPETIKSAPSVEQLSKLQNWPVQIKLAPVSAPYFNGAKLLIAADCTAYAYASFHQDFIRNKVTLIGCPKLDQVDYSEKLTAIIQNNNIQSVTIVRMEVPCCGGLEMAAKKALQDSGKFLPWQVITISIDGKTIE, from the coding sequence ATGATAAGAAAGATTATTCGAATTGATAAAGAAAAATGTAATGGATGCGGTGCCTGTGCAGATGCCTGTCATGAAGGTGCCATTGATATCATTGACGGAAAAGCAGAATTGGTAAGAGAACATTTCTGTGACGGGCTTGGTGATTGTCTCCCGGAATGTCCTACAGGAGCCATTTCTTTTGAAGAAAGAGAGGCTCCTGCATATGATGAAGAAGCCGTAAAAAAAGCGCAGAAAAAAGTATTTGCCAAAAATCAGGCAATGTCTACACACACCGGCTGTCCTGGTTCTAGAAGTATGCAAATTCAGCGATTCGAAACACCTGAAACCATAAAATCAGCTCCAAGCGTAGAGCAGCTATCAAAACTTCAGAACTGGCCAGTACAGATTAAACTGGCACCTGTAAGTGCCCCATATTTTAACGGCGCAAAACTATTGATTGCAGCCGATTGTACTGCTTATGCATATGCAAGCTTTCATCAGGATTTTATTCGGAATAAGGTAACATTAATCGGCTGTCCTAAATTAGATCAGGTAGATTATAGCGAGAAATTGACTGCAATTATTCAAAATAACAACATTCAAAGTGTAACAATTGTAAGAATGGAAGTTCCTTGCTGTGGTGGTCTGGAAATGGCAGCAAAAAAGGCGCTTCAGGATAGTGGAAAATTCTTACCATGGCAGGTTATAACAATAAGTATTGATGGGAAAACTATAGAATAA
- a CDS encoding Crp/Fnr family transcriptional regulator: MKKFLPILRNSPFFKGLTDDEILSILHCVEATTVSKERDSYIFRAADSTEVMGLVVSGCVLVIQEDLWGHRNILSKCHAGDFFGEPYAASPGAVLNISVVADEDCEIIFLNVQKLLVTCPTACEHHQKLIRNLVSVLANKILILNDKITHVGKRTTRDKLLSYLSAESIRHSSLSFDIPFDRQQLADYLCIDRAAMSTEISKLQKEGFIKTNRNHFELMVSNDVDSTRKM; encoded by the coding sequence TTGAAAAAATTTTTACCTATTTTAAGGAACAGTCCTTTCTTTAAAGGTCTTACTGATGACGAAATATTATCCATATTGCACTGTGTAGAGGCAACAACAGTTTCAAAAGAGAGAGATTCTTATATTTTCAGAGCAGCAGATTCTACAGAAGTAATGGGACTTGTGGTGTCAGGCTGTGTTCTTGTTATCCAGGAAGACCTCTGGGGGCATCGCAATATTTTATCAAAATGTCATGCCGGTGATTTTTTCGGAGAACCATATGCGGCAAGTCCGGGTGCTGTTTTGAATATCAGTGTGGTAGCAGATGAGGACTGTGAAATTATTTTCCTAAATGTCCAGAAGCTTCTGGTTACTTGTCCAACTGCATGCGAGCATCATCAGAAGTTGATCCGTAACCTGGTCAGTGTCCTGGCAAATAAGATACTGATCTTGAACGATAAGATCACACATGTTGGCAAGCGAACGACAAGAGATAAACTATTGTCATATCTGTCAGCCGAATCCATCAGACATTCATCTTTATCCTTTGATATTCCTTTTGACCGGCAGCAGTTAGCAGATTATCTTTGTATTGACCGTGCAGCAATGTCTACGGAAATATCAAAGTTACAAAAAGAAGGTTTTATAAAAACAAATCGAAATCATTTTGAATTAATGGTTTCTAATGATGTGGATTCAACAAGGAAAATGTGA
- a CDS encoding HD domain-containing protein: MINKLHLAMIELYRGDSKRIQHFCKVHSYAKLIAETENVDKKCLFTIEAAALTHDIGIHFCEEKYGDCNGKLQEKEGPAIAEKLLRKLGFEQEVSERVQYLIAHHHTYNNIDGIDYQILVEADFLVNIMEDGLSKEAALKAYHNIFKTSCGKMICREMFDITR, encoded by the coding sequence ATGATAAATAAATTACATTTAGCAATGATTGAGTTATATAGAGGAGATTCAAAGAGAATTCAACATTTTTGTAAAGTGCATAGTTATGCAAAATTGATAGCAGAAACGGAAAATGTAGATAAGAAATGTTTGTTTACCATTGAAGCAGCAGCTTTGACACATGATATTGGAATTCATTTCTGTGAAGAAAAATATGGTGATTGCAATGGAAAACTACAAGAAAAAGAAGGTCCTGCAATAGCAGAAAAGCTGCTTAGAAAATTAGGATTTGAACAAGAGGTATCTGAGCGTGTGCAGTATTTGATTGCACATCATCATACGTATAATAATATTGATGGTATAGATTATCAGATATTGGTAGAGGCTGATTTCCTGGTCAATATTATGGAAGATGGTTTATCGAAAGAAGCGGCTTTAAAAGCCTATCATAATATTTTCAAAACATCATGTGGAAAAATGATTTGCAGGGAAATGTTTGATATAACAAGATAG
- a CDS encoding GNAT family N-acetyltransferase has translation MIIRKAKEKDIPRILELLEQVLQIHADIRPDIFIPGTTKYTIDELRELLKHKEKPIYVAVDEDDVCVGYAFCQLQEQPFSNNMVPFKTFFIDDLCVSQEVRGQHVGESLFEYVKNEAKQIGCYEVTLNVWAGNTPAEKFYEKMGMRTKERQMEYILVEK, from the coding sequence ATGATTATTAGAAAAGCGAAAGAAAAAGATATTCCGAGAATTTTAGAGTTATTAGAGCAAGTGTTACAAATTCATGCAGATATAAGGCCTGATATTTTTATTCCGGGCACGACCAAATATACGATAGACGAATTGAGAGAGCTTTTGAAACATAAAGAAAAGCCAATATATGTTGCGGTGGATGAGGATGATGTTTGTGTAGGATATGCATTTTGTCAATTACAAGAGCAACCTTTTTCAAACAACATGGTTCCGTTTAAGACGTTTTTTATTGATGATCTTTGTGTCAGTCAAGAGGTTCGAGGTCAGCATGTTGGCGAAAGTCTGTTTGAATATGTAAAAAATGAAGCGAAACAGATAGGGTGCTATGAAGTGACATTGAATGTATGGGCAGGAAATACTCCAGCAGAGAAATTTTATGAAAAAATGGGAATGCGAACGAAAGAAAGACAAATGGAATATATATTAGTAGAAAAATAA
- a CDS encoding putative DNA modification/repair radical SAM protein — translation MNTDIRNSNYTTQEKLQILADAAKYDVACTSSGSSRRGKKGELGNAEACGICHSFAADGRCISLLKILMTNHCAYDCKYCINRKSNDVKRATFTPEEICDLTVEFYKRNYIEGLFLSSGILKNPTYTMEKMCETLLLLRTKYHFNGYIHIKTIPGASDELLAAAGYLADRISVNLELPTEEGLHMLAPNKTMKNILNPMGKVQSTIASHRMAIGKSAYMERSGGNKFLNAGIFSNASKKHFSECLNAQKNDTAISQDSQMNRLESYKRYTSLDHALTWENANQLAPRDMSQLKRSFAPAGQSTQMIIGATGESDYTLLQTTQALYQGFDLKRVFYSAYIPLNEDKVLPEIGTPPPLLREHRLYQADWLLRFYGFQAGELLSLEQPNFNEMIDPKCDWALRHLEQFPVEVEKANYATLLRVPGIGPKSASRITYARRYGRLDYDSLKKMGVVLKRAHYFITCGGKQLYHTPIEASYITRQLINVDKKDIWNTQHVNESFTQMTLTDFGVC, via the coding sequence ATGAATACAGATATTAGGAATAGTAATTATACAACACAAGAAAAGCTGCAGATTCTTGCTGACGCAGCAAAATATGATGTGGCATGTACATCAAGCGGGTCAAGCCGGCGGGGAAAGAAAGGAGAGCTCGGCAATGCAGAGGCATGCGGCATTTGTCATAGTTTTGCGGCAGATGGCAGATGTATCTCCTTGCTTAAGATTTTAATGACGAACCATTGTGCTTATGATTGCAAGTATTGTATTAATCGCAAGAGCAATGATGTAAAGCGGGCTACTTTTACTCCGGAAGAAATCTGTGACTTAACAGTAGAGTTTTATAAGCGTAATTATATCGAGGGTCTGTTTTTAAGTTCCGGAATCTTAAAGAATCCGACTTATACGATGGAGAAGATGTGCGAGACGTTATTGTTGCTTCGGACGAAATATCATTTCAATGGTTATATTCATATCAAGACGATTCCGGGAGCTTCGGACGAGTTACTTGCAGCAGCAGGTTATCTTGCAGATCGTATTAGTGTCAATCTTGAATTACCAACGGAAGAAGGATTGCATATGTTGGCTCCGAATAAGACCATGAAGAACATTCTGAATCCTATGGGGAAGGTGCAGAGTACGATTGCATCTCATAGAATGGCAATTGGAAAGTCAGCTTATATGGAGCGAAGTGGTGGGAATAAGTTTTTGAATGCAGGTATTTTTTCTAATGCTTCGAAAAAGCATTTTTCTGAGTGCTTGAATGCTCAGAAGAATGATACAGCAATTTCTCAAGATTCTCAGATGAATCGATTAGAGTCTTATAAAAGATATACCTCACTGGATCATGCACTGACATGGGAGAATGCGAATCAATTGGCACCGCGTGACATGTCGCAATTGAAGCGCAGTTTCGCTCCAGCCGGACAGAGCACGCAGATGATCATTGGTGCGACAGGTGAGAGTGACTATACGTTGTTGCAGACGACTCAGGCATTGTATCAGGGGTTTGATTTGAAACGTGTCTTTTATTCAGCATACATTCCTTTGAACGAAGACAAGGTATTGCCGGAGATCGGAACGCCACCACCGCTTTTACGTGAGCACAGATTATATCAGGCTGATTGGCTGCTTCGATTTTATGGGTTTCAGGCAGGAGAATTATTGTCTTTAGAGCAGCCGAATTTCAATGAAATGATTGATCCGAAGTGCGATTGGGCATTGCGCCATTTAGAGCAGTTTCCGGTAGAAGTAGAAAAAGCAAATTATGCTACACTGCTTCGTGTTCCGGGAATCGGGCCTAAATCAGCGAGTCGTATCACCTATGCAAGGCGCTATGGCAGACTTGATTATGATAGTCTAAAGAAGATGGGAGTAGTATTAAAGCGTGCACATTATTTCATCACGTGTGGTGGGAAACAGTTGTATCATACTCCTATTGAGGCATCTTATATTACGCGTCAACTAATTAATGTAGACAAGAAGGATATATGGAACACACAACATGTGAATGAGTCGTTTACTCAGATGACGTTGACAGATTTTGGAGTATGCTAA